In Flammeovirgaceae bacterium 311, one DNA window encodes the following:
- a CDS encoding glycoside hydrolase family protein (COG0438 Glycosyltransferase) has product MTNPLLATSGNIKVTQISTSRFWHFHLARQMEKRSMLDSIWSAYPRFKLSDEQGIPRHKVRTFPWLHTPYMARYNFGLGNWDWLNMEWAWWARETLDRHVAGRIGEEPVCLVALSGSGLHAGAAAQIRGGFYICDRGSSHIRFQDEILREEYKHWGLQFSGIDPRVIDKEELEYEQADKITVPSEFVKQSFIKMGVPVHKLAKAPYGARLERFKKVADPPKGKFRVLWVGGVSIRKGFFYLLKAFQALKHPQKELVVVGSVSDEVKSLLPKFSLTDVTFRGLVPNASLPQIYSSAHAFVLPSIEEGLAMVQGEALACGCPVIASRHTGAEDLFSNGVEGFIVPIRSPEVILERLQQLADDPDLQMKMSLAALERVKALGGWDSYGSSFAEIVKGLQTKSSARLVYS; this is encoded by the coding sequence ATGACTAATCCGTTACTTGCCACTTCTGGCAATATAAAAGTTACTCAAATTTCTACAAGCCGCTTCTGGCATTTCCACCTGGCGCGGCAAATGGAAAAGCGTAGCATGTTGGATAGCATTTGGAGCGCATATCCCCGCTTTAAGCTAAGCGATGAGCAGGGTATACCACGGCACAAAGTAAGAACCTTTCCGTGGCTTCATACACCCTACATGGCCCGCTACAACTTTGGTTTGGGAAACTGGGACTGGCTAAATATGGAATGGGCCTGGTGGGCCCGGGAGACACTGGACCGGCATGTTGCCGGCAGGATCGGGGAGGAGCCTGTATGTCTGGTGGCACTATCAGGCAGTGGCTTACATGCAGGCGCTGCTGCACAAATACGCGGCGGCTTCTATATATGCGATCGTGGTTCATCTCATATCAGATTTCAGGATGAGATTCTTCGGGAAGAATACAAACACTGGGGGCTGCAATTTTCCGGCATCGATCCAAGGGTTATAGACAAGGAAGAACTTGAATATGAGCAGGCTGATAAAATTACAGTGCCTTCGGAGTTTGTGAAACAATCTTTTATAAAAATGGGGGTGCCGGTGCACAAGCTGGCCAAAGCTCCATATGGTGCCCGCCTGGAAAGGTTTAAAAAAGTCGCTGATCCTCCTAAAGGTAAATTCCGGGTGCTTTGGGTGGGGGGAGTAAGTATCAGAAAAGGATTTTTCTATCTGCTGAAAGCTTTCCAGGCACTAAAGCATCCACAAAAAGAATTAGTGGTTGTAGGTTCAGTTTCAGATGAGGTGAAGAGCCTGTTGCCTAAATTTTCTCTCACAGACGTTACCTTCAGAGGCCTTGTGCCTAATGCCAGTCTGCCCCAGATTTATAGCAGCGCACATGCTTTTGTACTTCCAAGCATTGAAGAAGGTCTTGCCATGGTGCAGGGAGAGGCATTGGCCTGTGGTTGTCCGGTAATAGCCAGCAGGCATACAGGGGCAGAAGATTTATTTAGCAATGGTGTTGAGGGATTCATTGTTCCTATCCGCTCGCCCGAGGTTATTCTTGAAAGGCTGCAACAGCTTGCCGATGATCCCGATCTTCAAATGAAAATGTCGTTGGCTGCCCTGGAACGTGTAAAAGCCCTGGGCGGCTGGGATAGTTACGGTAGTTCCTTTGCTGAAATAGTGAAGGGGTTACAGACAAAATCATCTGCCAGACTGGTTTATTCTTAA
- a CDS encoding hypothetical protein (COG4641 Uncharacterized protein conserved in bacteria) yields the protein MANILYFGDDNPGSTSAQRAAALERLGHKVSIYNPAKAVAGILASSWLSPVHYRTGYRLLQQQLQLWIKQLINSMAAPDLVWVNSGELLGPGIMKILKQMACQLVLYNNDDPTGKRDGRRFDLLLQSLPYYDLCVVRRAVNIDEYKARGANRVLLVRMSYDEVVHMPFTSKDIIPAAFRSEVAFIGTWMRHEKRDEFILELIRQGVPVNVWGGRWQKSPYWKSLEPAYRGSVLSGRDYVAAIQGAKICLGLLSKGNRDLHTRRSVEIPFAGGLLCAERTSEHKEMYEEGIEAAFWSDVDECAEICKQLLAQDDKREEMLQWGMGRVRSMGVGNEDVCSKILQVVFKTTEFSEPTEKVLL from the coding sequence ATGGCCAATATCTTGTATTTCGGTGACGATAACCCGGGATCTACTTCTGCCCAAAGAGCAGCGGCGCTAGAGAGGCTGGGGCATAAGGTTAGTATATACAACCCTGCCAAAGCAGTGGCGGGAATCCTTGCCTCTTCCTGGCTAAGTCCGGTCCATTACCGCACCGGGTATCGCTTATTACAACAACAGCTGCAGTTATGGATTAAGCAACTTATTAACAGTATGGCTGCTCCGGACCTTGTTTGGGTAAATAGCGGAGAACTGTTAGGGCCTGGCATTATGAAAATTTTGAAGCAAATGGCTTGTCAGCTAGTACTCTATAATAACGATGACCCCACAGGAAAACGGGATGGCAGGCGCTTTGACCTGTTACTGCAGTCCCTGCCCTATTATGACCTCTGTGTAGTACGCCGGGCTGTGAATATAGATGAATATAAGGCGAGAGGAGCAAATAGGGTGCTGCTGGTGCGTATGTCGTACGATGAAGTAGTCCATATGCCCTTTACCAGTAAAGACATTATACCTGCAGCTTTTCGCTCAGAAGTGGCTTTTATTGGTACTTGGATGAGGCACGAAAAAAGAGATGAATTTATTCTGGAGCTGATACGGCAGGGGGTGCCGGTTAACGTTTGGGGAGGACGATGGCAGAAGTCTCCATACTGGAAATCTTTAGAACCTGCCTATAGGGGAAGCGTTTTAAGCGGTCGTGATTATGTAGCTGCTATCCAGGGTGCAAAGATTTGTCTGGGGCTACTGTCTAAGGGAAACCGCGATCTGCATACCCGCCGTTCTGTGGAGATTCCTTTTGCCGGAGGACTGCTCTGTGCCGAACGAACTTCTGAGCACAAGGAAATGTACGAAGAGGGCATTGAAGCTGCCTTCTGGTCTGATGTAGATGAATGTGCAGAGATCTGTAAACAACTACTGGCCCAGGATGATAAGCGGGAGGAGATGCTGCAGTGGGGAATGGGAAGGGTCCGTAGCATGGGGGTAGGAAATGAAGATGTTTGCAGCAAGATTTTACAGGTAGTATTCAAAACAACTGAATTTTCCGAACCAACAGAGAAAGTTTTGCTCTGA
- a CDS encoding Tetratricopeptide TPR_2 repeat-containing protein (COG4421 Capsular polysaccharide biosynthesis protein) codes for MKHKIYKYVLSLLRRVAKLIQIGNPAGRAPSLLNEPLNMQQLEVQAPLPKSMAVWQLPNTLCSGLYGGVVINAQNQVYDRFLIYPWGKELHPCLTFPYLGNKKLDIQKAVFLITVATKANYYHWIADLLPRLLLVQKCGLADFHERSFILHQPERCYEHDTLRLLEIAEEKVIRLQTFETIAVKDLVIADYLHSRDGQHFPAWKKELLNEFKAKVLGPESKKGDRKIYLLRGKQRTRKLLGEERLVHMLQELGFEIMDPQQLSLLEQMHILSQAAVVVALHGAALTNIIFCKEGTLIVELRSSHKPPEYYSEIAKTYQLQFETISLKPERVLEPRHLANEQDLHLSEKSLETLLSTLQMYEVQHQY; via the coding sequence ATGAAGCACAAGATTTATAAATATGTTCTAAGCCTGCTTCGCCGCGTAGCAAAGCTCATACAGATTGGGAATCCCGCCGGTAGAGCTCCTTCTCTATTGAATGAACCCCTGAACATGCAACAACTGGAGGTGCAGGCCCCGCTACCAAAGAGCATGGCTGTTTGGCAACTGCCTAATACGCTCTGCAGTGGCTTGTATGGGGGGGTCGTTATCAATGCGCAAAATCAGGTATACGACAGGTTTCTTATATATCCATGGGGGAAGGAATTGCATCCCTGTTTAACTTTTCCCTACCTCGGCAATAAGAAGCTTGATATACAAAAAGCAGTTTTTCTCATCACTGTAGCAACAAAGGCCAACTATTATCACTGGATAGCAGATTTGCTCCCCCGCCTGTTACTGGTTCAGAAGTGTGGTCTGGCTGATTTTCATGAGCGCAGCTTTATTCTGCACCAGCCCGAAAGGTGTTATGAGCACGATACACTGCGCTTGCTGGAGATAGCCGAAGAAAAGGTAATCAGGTTACAGACCTTTGAAACCATAGCAGTAAAAGACCTGGTGATAGCCGATTACCTGCACAGCAGAGACGGGCAGCATTTTCCTGCCTGGAAAAAAGAGCTGCTCAATGAGTTTAAGGCAAAAGTATTAGGCCCTGAATCAAAGAAGGGAGATCGGAAGATATACCTGCTAAGAGGAAAACAGCGCACCAGAAAACTATTGGGCGAGGAGCGGCTGGTGCACATGCTTCAGGAACTGGGGTTTGAGATCATGGATCCCCAGCAGCTGTCATTGCTGGAACAAATGCATATACTTTCACAGGCTGCAGTAGTGGTGGCACTGCATGGTGCAGCTTTAACCAATATCATCTTCTGTAAAGAAGGCACGCTGATAGTAGAGTTGAGAAGCAGCCATAAACCACCTGAGTATTATTCAGAAATAGCCAAAACTTACCAGTTACAGTTTGAAACCATTAGCCTGAAGCCAGAGCGGGTGCTGGAGCCCCGCCATCTGGCAAATGAACAAGACCTTCATTTATCAGAAAAAAGCTTAGAAACTTTACTTTCCACACTTCAGATGTACGAGGTACAACACCAATATTAA
- a CDS encoding acyl transferase (COG0110 Acetyltransferase (isoleucine patch superfamily)), translating to MRQRIKMLLWELCWTLLCSWTPKPLNPWRIFWLELFGARIYGSPFVHQRARIKIPWNLILHDRACISDRTNAYTLGTIEMLEHSTAAQEAYLCTGTHAFNEAAKNLITAPIIVGAHAFIGARAFIMPGITIGEHAIVGACSVVTKSVAAHSTVAGNPASRLQEQKESKMLVHYEAQDL from the coding sequence ATGAGGCAGCGTATTAAAATGCTGCTGTGGGAATTGTGCTGGACATTACTATGCTCCTGGACACCAAAGCCACTTAATCCTTGGCGGATCTTCTGGCTCGAGCTATTTGGTGCCCGTATATATGGTTCTCCATTCGTTCACCAGCGGGCTCGTATTAAAATACCCTGGAATTTGATTCTGCACGACCGCGCCTGTATTAGCGATAGAACAAATGCTTATACGCTGGGAACCATTGAAATGCTTGAGCACTCTACTGCTGCTCAGGAGGCCTACCTCTGCACCGGCACTCATGCCTTTAACGAGGCTGCCAAAAATCTGATCACTGCCCCCATCATTGTAGGGGCACATGCTTTTATCGGCGCCAGGGCTTTTATAATGCCAGGTATTACCATTGGCGAACATGCTATAGTGGGTGCCTGTAGTGTGGTTACTAAATCGGTGGCCGCACATTCAACTGTAGCAGGTAACCCTGCCTCCAGGCTTCAGGAGCAGAAAGAGTCTAAAATGCTGGTACACTATGAAGCACAAGATTTATAA
- a CDS encoding O-antigen transporter (COG2244 Membrane protein involved in the export of O-antigen and teichoic acid): protein MSVKISLLLNMGAGVWRKGSLVLFRFIQVPLLLTFLGVDDYGRWLVLSSLPSWLTLANMGFGSVASNEMSMAVSAGNLAKARSLYATTYFLIFGIGVVGVAITALLAPYIPWENLLGVTAARHQELTNAVIWLVISVFVSFLGELFNGRFKAAKKAHLAMLVSSFMPWISLLSMVIVLNYSKRFDHLALASLCSVLLYLLSFQWLSWRAFPQLHLSIPEIKIEQFRTLFRKGIAFQAFPLGNAFLFQGSLLVIQTMLGPAAVTLFGTVRTLVRSLNQAMELINQSIWPELSHLFGSGDKVKAARLHQIGVGLAVVVACTGVIGLAFLGPTLYNYWVGKAIELPQHLLLLFLLPIPFNALWFTSSVVHAACNQHEGLAWRYVFASLLSIAFCVLLCYFYGIEGAALSTLVADIVMIPYVLHRSLQLTDDNWKGFSRGILLNAHYLLGFVRKGGAYVSFKMKN from the coding sequence ATGTCGGTTAAAATCAGCCTGCTCCTAAACATGGGAGCAGGGGTTTGGAGAAAAGGATCTTTAGTACTCTTCCGCTTTATACAGGTACCCTTACTGCTTACCTTCCTGGGGGTAGATGACTATGGACGCTGGTTGGTATTAAGCTCCCTGCCATCATGGCTTACCCTGGCAAACATGGGTTTTGGAAGTGTTGCCTCCAATGAAATGTCCATGGCGGTTTCTGCAGGTAATTTAGCCAAGGCTCGAAGTCTATACGCTACCACCTACTTCCTGATATTTGGGATAGGTGTCGTAGGAGTTGCTATTACTGCCTTGCTGGCGCCCTACATACCCTGGGAGAATTTACTTGGTGTTACTGCAGCCAGACACCAGGAACTAACAAATGCTGTTATATGGCTGGTGATATCAGTTTTTGTTTCATTCCTGGGCGAACTCTTTAATGGACGTTTCAAAGCAGCAAAGAAAGCTCATTTGGCTATGCTGGTTTCAAGCTTTATGCCCTGGATCTCATTGCTTTCCATGGTAATTGTGTTAAACTACAGTAAAAGATTCGATCACCTGGCGCTTGCTTCACTCTGCTCGGTACTCCTTTACCTGCTGAGTTTCCAGTGGCTGAGCTGGCGGGCTTTTCCTCAACTGCATCTCTCAATTCCTGAGATTAAAATAGAGCAGTTTAGAACACTATTCAGAAAAGGGATTGCTTTTCAGGCTTTCCCACTGGGTAATGCTTTTCTTTTTCAGGGCTCACTACTGGTAATTCAGACCATGCTGGGCCCGGCAGCCGTGACCCTTTTCGGCACCGTCAGAACGCTGGTAAGATCGCTAAATCAGGCCATGGAGCTAATTAATCAATCAATATGGCCGGAGCTTAGCCATTTGTTTGGTTCCGGTGACAAAGTTAAGGCCGCCAGGCTGCACCAGATAGGGGTAGGACTTGCTGTAGTAGTGGCCTGCACAGGGGTAATTGGTCTGGCTTTTCTGGGGCCAACGCTTTATAATTACTGGGTTGGTAAAGCTATTGAATTGCCTCAGCACCTCTTACTGCTTTTCCTGCTTCCTATACCTTTCAACGCACTTTGGTTTACAAGCAGTGTAGTACATGCTGCCTGCAATCAACACGAGGGGCTTGCCTGGCGGTACGTTTTTGCCAGTTTATTAAGTATTGCTTTTTGTGTTTTGCTATGCTATTTCTATGGCATCGAAGGAGCAGCACTTTCAACACTGGTTGCTGATATCGTTATGATCCCTTACGTCCTCCATCGTTCTTTGCAGCTAACGGACGACAACTGGAAAGGCTTTAGCCGGGGTATTTTGTTAAATGCACACTACCTGCTAGGTTTTGTGCGAAAGGGAGGAGCTTACGTCAGCTTCAAAATGAAAAATTAA
- a CDS encoding mannosyltransferase (COG0438 Glycosyltransferase) — MNLVFFTHPSFFGSNSMPRFTQMLALGMKERGHHVELWSPHPLFVRVPFPSGMKKWLGYIDQFIVFPEEVRKRLKKCARDTLYIFTDQALGLWVPLVSDRPHVIHCHDFLAQQSALGQFEENPTGWTGRQYQSLIRRGYSKGKHFISVSNKTREDLHHFLPVFPTCSEVVYNGLNQKIEPQSPELARSILGDEISINLSDGYLLHVGGNQWYKNRTGVIEIYNAWRMWSGKALPLLMIGMQPSDNIQKERTQSPFREDIHFLTGVPDRSVLLAYSGASVFLFPSLAEGFGWPIAEAMAAGCPVITTDEAPMNDVAGKAGFLIPRRPLKDYKIEAWAISAARVVDKIIELKPEVRKTVVAAGLLNAKRFDTEFALNRIEMIYKGIIEKATVL, encoded by the coding sequence ATGAATCTGGTATTTTTTACCCATCCTTCTTTTTTTGGTTCTAACAGCATGCCACGCTTTACACAGATGCTTGCATTAGGTATGAAAGAGCGGGGGCATCATGTTGAGCTTTGGTCGCCGCACCCGCTTTTTGTACGCGTCCCTTTTCCATCGGGCATGAAAAAGTGGCTTGGCTACATCGACCAATTTATAGTATTTCCTGAGGAGGTACGTAAACGCCTGAAAAAGTGTGCACGGGATACACTTTACATTTTTACCGATCAGGCATTGGGGCTATGGGTACCTCTTGTGTCAGATCGGCCCCACGTAATCCATTGCCATGATTTTTTAGCCCAACAGTCAGCCCTGGGACAGTTTGAGGAAAACCCTACCGGCTGGACTGGTCGCCAGTACCAATCCCTAATCCGGCGTGGCTATTCAAAAGGCAAGCATTTCATCTCTGTTTCGAATAAAACAAGAGAAGACCTCCATCACTTCCTTCCTGTTTTTCCAACCTGTTCTGAGGTGGTTTATAATGGGTTGAACCAAAAGATTGAGCCCCAAAGTCCGGAGCTGGCCAGGTCGATACTGGGCGACGAAATTAGCATTAACCTGTCTGATGGTTACCTGCTGCATGTAGGGGGAAATCAATGGTATAAAAACCGCACCGGTGTAATTGAAATTTACAATGCATGGCGCATGTGGAGTGGAAAAGCACTTCCCTTGCTGATGATTGGCATGCAGCCCAGTGACAATATTCAAAAAGAACGTACTCAATCACCCTTTCGGGAAGACATACATTTTCTTACGGGTGTTCCGGACAGATCTGTGTTGCTTGCTTATTCAGGAGCCTCTGTTTTTCTGTTTCCTTCCTTGGCAGAGGGTTTTGGCTGGCCTATTGCCGAAGCCATGGCTGCAGGTTGTCCGGTTATTACTACTGACGAAGCACCCATGAACGATGTGGCCGGCAAGGCAGGATTTCTCATACCCCGCCGACCACTAAAGGACTATAAAATAGAAGCATGGGCAATTTCTGCGGCCAGGGTTGTAGATAAAATTATAGAACTAAAACCTGAGGTACGGAAAACTGTGGTAGCGGCAGGTTTGCTCAATGCAAAGAGATTTGATACAGAATTTGCACTGAACAGGATTGAAATGATTTATAAAGGCATCATTGAGAAAGCAACTGTGCTATGA
- a CDS encoding group 1 glycosyl transferase (COG0438 Glycosyltransferase), producing MKILRVIANMMPTSGGPCQGLRNSIPELEKLGVQNEVVSLDDPEAPYLGADTFPIHALGLGTGPWYYNSKLVPWLINNFERFDAVIVHGLWLYPSYAVLQAMELFKTRIEIQKKQKNKVPKFFIMPHGMLDPYFQRAQERRVKALRNVVYWKLIEGKVVNKADGLLFTCEEELQLAREPFKPYHPMREINVGYGIADPPSYVPAMKKAFLQKVPLLDEQPYLLFLSRIHEKKGINLLICAYVALQNEMYNMNREMPRLIIAGPGLESPYGKKMQVLASRTPMLKGAVFFTGMLEGESKWGAFYGCDAFVLPSHQENFGIAVVEAMACGKPVLITNQVNIWREIVAEDAGLVAPDSVEGTVEMLRTWINKAAEDKQSMGNNARTAFKKRFSNNEAAKHFLKVVGPHVL from the coding sequence ATGAAAATACTTCGTGTAATCGCCAACATGATGCCTACCTCAGGGGGCCCGTGTCAGGGTTTGCGTAATTCAATTCCTGAACTGGAAAAGCTGGGTGTACAAAACGAAGTTGTGAGCCTGGACGACCCGGAAGCTCCCTATCTGGGTGCCGACACTTTTCCCATTCATGCTTTAGGCTTGGGCACTGGTCCGTGGTATTATAACTCCAAGCTGGTACCCTGGCTAATCAATAATTTTGAGCGATTCGATGCCGTAATTGTACATGGGCTCTGGCTGTATCCCAGTTACGCGGTGCTACAGGCCATGGAACTTTTCAAAACCAGAATAGAAATACAAAAGAAACAAAAAAATAAGGTTCCTAAATTTTTCATTATGCCGCACGGCATGCTGGATCCTTATTTTCAGCGAGCTCAGGAACGTAGGGTAAAAGCACTTCGCAATGTGGTGTATTGGAAATTAATAGAGGGTAAAGTGGTAAACAAAGCCGATGGCCTGCTTTTTACCTGCGAAGAGGAGCTTCAGCTTGCCAGGGAACCATTTAAGCCATACCACCCTATGCGGGAGATAAATGTGGGATACGGTATTGCTGACCCACCCTCTTATGTGCCGGCTATGAAAAAGGCTTTTCTTCAGAAGGTACCGCTGTTAGACGAGCAACCATATCTGCTCTTCCTTAGCAGAATTCATGAAAAGAAAGGCATTAACCTGCTGATCTGTGCATATGTTGCACTACAAAATGAAATGTACAACATGAACAGGGAAATGCCTAGGCTGATTATAGCCGGCCCGGGTTTAGAATCGCCCTATGGTAAAAAGATGCAGGTTTTAGCCTCCAGAACACCCATGCTCAAGGGGGCTGTTTTCTTTACAGGAATGCTTGAAGGAGAATCTAAATGGGGTGCTTTTTATGGTTGTGATGCTTTTGTGCTGCCCAGCCATCAGGAGAATTTTGGAATTGCAGTGGTAGAAGCCATGGCCTGTGGCAAGCCTGTGCTCATTACCAATCAGGTAAACATTTGGCGGGAGATAGTGGCGGAGGATGCAGGGCTTGTAGCGCCTGATTCTGTGGAGGGTACAGTGGAGATGCTTAGAACATGGATCAACAAGGCTGCAGAAGATAAGCAAAGCATGGGAAACAATGCACGAACTGCATTTAAAAAGAGGTTCAGTAATAATGAGGCCGCCAAACACTTCCTCAAAGTAGTTGGGCCACACGTGTTATAG
- a CDS encoding group 1 glycosyl transferase (COG0438 Glycosyltransferase), whose protein sequence is MKITILQGAFLPIPPVLGGATEKMWYALALDFVRKGHEVVYVSRSYPGVPDEEWLEGIYHRRVQGYDWPGSIIRLKWLDLHYTLRAKSVVPLDSDIVVTNTFWAPLVLPARLRKRCVVDVARVPKGQMRLYNEALGLRANSSPVAAAICSELPAEQHQRVITIPNPLPFHNLAEPDLESKKPVVLYTGRLHPEKGLHLLIEAFKLLQTGWKLKIVGPWDKQAGGGGETYLNDLKILAGDANIEFTGPIHDMEELNLYYGEASVFVYPSVAEKGETFGLAPLEAMAWGATPVVSDLACFKDFITHEKNGLVFNHRSEHAVEMLKEAIDRLIKDAAFRFCLAEQALQVRGSHSTSFIASCFLEEFEQAIDKTRIKKPVLI, encoded by the coding sequence ATGAAGATCACTATTTTACAAGGAGCGTTTTTGCCTATTCCACCTGTGTTAGGAGGAGCAACCGAAAAGATGTGGTATGCATTGGCGCTGGATTTCGTCAGGAAAGGGCATGAAGTAGTTTATGTGTCCCGTAGTTATCCTGGTGTGCCAGACGAAGAATGGCTTGAAGGAATTTACCACAGACGAGTGCAGGGATATGACTGGCCAGGCTCGATTATACGCTTAAAGTGGCTCGATCTGCACTATACCCTCAGGGCAAAGTCAGTAGTACCTCTTGATTCAGATATTGTGGTAACGAATACCTTTTGGGCACCGCTTGTATTGCCCGCACGCTTAAGAAAGCGCTGTGTGGTAGATGTTGCACGCGTCCCCAAAGGTCAGATGAGGTTGTACAATGAGGCACTGGGATTGCGTGCCAACTCCAGTCCGGTAGCGGCTGCCATTTGCAGCGAACTACCAGCTGAACAACATCAGCGGGTTATTACCATTCCCAACCCCCTGCCTTTTCATAACCTGGCAGAGCCTGATCTGGAAAGTAAAAAACCTGTTGTGCTATATACCGGCAGGTTACATCCTGAGAAGGGATTGCACCTGCTCATTGAGGCTTTTAAACTTCTACAAACCGGTTGGAAGCTTAAAATAGTAGGCCCCTGGGATAAACAAGCCGGCGGCGGCGGCGAAACTTATCTGAACGATCTGAAAATACTGGCAGGAGATGCGAATATAGAATTTACCGGCCCTATTCATGATATGGAAGAATTGAATCTATACTATGGCGAAGCTTCTGTATTTGTATATCCATCAGTGGCAGAAAAGGGTGAAACTTTTGGCCTGGCGCCACTGGAAGCTATGGCCTGGGGAGCGACACCTGTAGTTTCTGACCTGGCCTGCTTTAAGGATTTTATCACTCATGAAAAGAATGGGTTAGTATTCAATCACCGCAGTGAGCATGCAGTAGAAATGTTGAAGGAAGCAATAGACCGCTTGATAAAGGATGCTGCATTTCGCTTTTGCCTGGCAGAGCAAGCCCTGCAGGTACGTGGCAGTCATTCTACCTCTTTCATTGCTTCCTGCTTTCTGGAAGAATTTGAGCAGGCCATTGATAAGACGAGGATTAAAAAACCGGTGCTGATATGA
- a CDS encoding choline dehydrogenase-like flavoprotein (COG2303 Choline dehydrogenase and related flavoproteins), with translation MNLQNALQLHTDLCVIGCGPAGIIVALEYSLSNPNHKVILVEYGARHLKGKNSLDDTIQIKNPLNHHTPYETTNKGLGGTTASWGGRCVMFDEADFINRPVFGGGCTWDISLLHELNQHVQRAANYFECGKAIFNLNQYAQYRHSRIAEGFEEGYVTDATLERWSVPTRFGERYADDLAELSNITLIEAHEVREFAEPNSDGKVNSVFVRKVESGEWLQINAKTYVVSAGAQETTRLLLRNKKLFKKLGAVPAALGKYYQGHVSGKIASVKFYGNPKKTDYGFIRDIDGTYLRRRFQFTTKYLVEQNLLNAAIWLDNPLYFDPKHRSGAMSFMYLAMLLPFLGKRLAPPAIAHSVTKGKVKGIPKHLFNIIKDLPASLLKPAIIFYKRYLLKRKLPGVFLYSPQNSYALHFHAEQVPHESNRMVLGPDGETLEVYYTIQDADVESVIRLHDALDTWLRQCGCGELQFWYKRDELPEAIRKMSRDGIHQTGTTRISDTPETGVVDRNLKLWGTSNVYVCSSSVFPTSGQANPTFLLGAFAVRLSKYLSNNLYMNRKGKVFVES, from the coding sequence ATGAATTTACAAAATGCTTTGCAGTTACACACCGACCTTTGTGTTATTGGTTGCGGACCTGCCGGAATTATAGTTGCGCTGGAGTACAGCCTCTCAAACCCCAATCATAAGGTGATTTTGGTTGAATATGGCGCCAGGCATCTGAAGGGAAAAAACAGCCTCGATGACACTATTCAAATTAAAAATCCGCTAAACCACCACACACCCTACGAAACTACAAATAAGGGATTGGGTGGCACAACAGCCAGCTGGGGCGGGCGGTGCGTAATGTTCGATGAGGCTGACTTTATTAATCGCCCGGTGTTTGGTGGCGGCTGTACCTGGGATATTTCCTTACTCCATGAACTTAATCAGCATGTTCAGAGAGCCGCTAACTATTTTGAATGTGGAAAGGCTATCTTTAACCTGAATCAATATGCCCAGTACAGGCATAGTAGAATTGCAGAGGGTTTTGAAGAAGGTTATGTAACTGATGCTACCCTGGAGCGCTGGAGTGTTCCTACTCGTTTTGGAGAACGCTACGCAGATGATCTGGCTGAACTCTCTAACATTACACTCATTGAAGCCCATGAGGTTAGGGAGTTTGCTGAACCTAACAGCGATGGGAAGGTTAATTCAGTTTTTGTTCGTAAAGTTGAGTCCGGAGAATGGCTGCAGATCAATGCGAAAACTTATGTAGTATCTGCCGGCGCACAGGAAACAACCAGGCTGCTACTCCGCAATAAAAAGCTTTTTAAAAAACTGGGTGCAGTCCCTGCAGCACTGGGGAAATATTATCAGGGACATGTATCTGGAAAGATTGCCTCTGTTAAGTTTTATGGCAATCCTAAAAAAACAGATTATGGGTTTATACGGGATATAGATGGTACTTACCTGCGCAGACGGTTTCAGTTTACAACAAAATACCTGGTAGAGCAGAACCTGTTAAATGCAGCCATTTGGTTAGATAACCCCCTGTACTTCGATCCAAAGCACCGCAGTGGTGCCATGTCTTTCATGTACCTGGCCATGCTGCTGCCCTTTTTAGGTAAAAGATTAGCGCCGCCGGCAATTGCCCATTCAGTTACTAAGGGAAAAGTGAAGGGTATTCCTAAGCATTTGTTCAATATCATCAAGGATCTGCCGGCATCTCTGCTTAAACCAGCCATCATCTTCTACAAGCGTTACCTGCTTAAAAGAAAATTGCCTGGCGTTTTTCTGTACAGTCCTCAGAACAGCTACGCCCTCCATTTTCATGCAGAGCAGGTGCCTCACGAATCAAACCGAATGGTTCTGGGGCCTGATGGCGAAACACTAGAGGTCTATTACACCATTCAGGATGCCGATGTCGAGTCTGTTATCCGCCTGCATGATGCACTGGATACCTGGCTCAGGCAGTGTGGTTGTGGCGAACTGCAGTTTTGGTATAAAAGGGATGAATTACCGGAAGCCATACGCAAAATGTCCCGCGATGGCATTCATCAAACAGGTACTACACGCATTTCTGATACTCCTGAAACGGGAGTGGTAGACCGAAACTTAAAATTGTGGGGCACCAGCAATGTGTATGTATGCAGCAGCTCGGTATTTCCAACTTCAGGTCAGGCAAACCCTACTTTTCTGTTAGGGGCTTTTGCGGTAAGGCTCTCTAAATACCTTAGTAACAACTTGTACATGAATCGTAAAGGCAAGGTGTTTGTTGAAAGCTGA